One stretch of Acanthochromis polyacanthus isolate Apoly-LR-REF ecotype Palm Island chromosome 16, KAUST_Apoly_ChrSc, whole genome shotgun sequence DNA includes these proteins:
- the LOC110960597 gene encoding kinesin-like protein KIF13B isoform X4, with the protein MDENSLTGSNVKVAVRVRPMNRREKDLKTKCVVEMEGNQTVLHSAVTSASKGDPRTQPKVFAYDYCFWSMDESHKDKFAGQEVLFQCLGESLLDNAFMGYNACIFAYGQTGSGKSYTMMGSAEQPGLIPRLSSSLFSRTVQEAREGESFTVEVSYMEIYNEKVRDLLDPKGSRQALRVREHKVLGPYVDGLSRLAVASYKDIESLMSEGNKSRTVAATNMNEESSRSHAVFNIILTHTLMDLQSGTSGEKVSKLSLVDLAGSERAAKTGAAGERLKEGSNINKSLSTLGLVISALADQGAGKNRSKFVPYRDSVLTWLLKDSLGGNSRTAMVATISPAADNYDETLSTLRYADRAKSIVNHAVVNEDPNARIIRELREEVEKLREQLTEAESMKAPELKERLEESEKLIQEMTVTWEDKLRKTEAIAQERQKQLESLGISLQSSGIRVVDDKCFLVNLNADPALNELLVYYLKDHTRVGSADSQDIQLCGMAIQAEHCVIDVLENNGVMLSPHRNARTCVNGSAVSSPVQLHHGDRILWGNNHFFRISLPRHMVHPDEEEEGGAVMKTCLSSDRLEVDVDGASDVSSELSFGYEFAQAEVMMKGMGHNDPLQSVLQTLERQHEEEKRCALERQRLMYEQELQQLRQRLSPEKPSHLLEASGLPVGAAAVPSPSSQKRVRRWSEDREAMMTRSLRRLREQILRAKLLAQEAGFIAEELNKRTEYLVTLQIPAANLDANRKRDVVLSEPAIQVRRKGKGKQIWALEKMENRLVDMRELYQEWKDFDEDNPMMRSYFKRADPFFDEQENHSLIGVANVFLACLFYDVKLQYAVPIINQKGEVAGRLHVEVFRGTESSEEEPAAQSDSQLTDGDPQERKLDCVVKVLQATGLPRHLSNFVFCQYHFWGQEEPVFTAPEVAPSSSLSASRDPQCTVVFDSAKELSVAVSEDFVEFLAEGAVAIEVYGHKQANHRRNLALWDLGVIQAKTRSLRERWSEVTRRLELWVQLMELNEAGEFTPVEVQPAKDVRTGGTFQLRQGQSRRVQVEVRSVSDSGTMPLIAASILSVSIGDVKVQQIRPSRNDPQWGGDEEMDSYQEVDLERMREQWLLTLTQRQEYLDQQLQKIVSKPDKSEDDVERESQLLECRLTLTEERNAVLVPSAGSGIPGAPVERVPVPGMETHIPVLFLDLSADDFQSSLSAPLAGGLDAVLSGEDDDDFFDLHIVKHCDPEVKVEASWDSTVHECPQLSRVTSADQRVYLTVRSVIQLSHPAHMQLVLRKRICVNVTGRQGFAQSILRRMSQRSTIPGCGVTFEIVSNIPGDIHGPEDREMLARLAASAEDDQSADSEAAIEKYLRSVLAVENVLTLDRLRQEVAVREQLAVRGKAARRCLSSPDINRGWESHQDLSVVPPPSRRTLPSSISQNLNPETGKPIKPLSSNGSSFGLENLCLLCCL; encoded by the exons GTCAGGAGGTTTTGTTCCAGTGCCTTGGAGAGAGTCTGCTGGACAACGCCTTCATGGGATACAACGCCTGCATCTTCGCTTACGGACAGACAG GTTCAGGGAAGTCGTACACCATGATGGGCTCAGCGGAGCAGCCCGGTCTGATCCCTCGACTCAGCAGCTCCCTGTTCAGCCGGACGGTCCAGGAGGCCAGAGAAGGAGAGAGCTTCACCGTGGAGGTCTCCTACATGGAGATCTACAACGAGAAGGTTCGAGACCTGCTGGACCCCAAAGG AAGTCGACAGGCTCTGAGAGTCAGAGAACATAAAGTTCTGGGTCCGTATGTTGACGGTTTGTCCCGCCTGGCCGTGGCCAGCTACAAG GACATAGAGTCTCTGATGTCAGAGGGAAATAAATCTCGTACCGTGGCAGCGACCAACATGAACGAAGAGAGCAGCAGATCCCATGCTGTGTTCAACATCATCCTGACGCACACCCTCATGGACCTGCAGTCTGGA ACGAGTGGAGAGAAGGTGAGCAAACTGAGTCTGGTGGATCTTGCCGGAAGCGAACGAGCAGCAAAGACCGGAGCAGCAGGAGAACGACTGAAAGAAGGAAGCAACATCAACAA GTCTCTCAGCACTCTGGGTTTGGTTATCTCAGCGTTGGCCGACCAGGGAGCTGGAAAGAACAGGAGCAAGTTTGTTCCCTACAGGGACTCTGTTCTCACCTGGCTGCTCAAG gACAGCCTGGGAGGAAACAGCCGCACCGCCATGGTCGCCACCATCAGCCCCGCCGCCGATAACTACGACGAGACGCTGTCCACGCTGCGCTACGCCGACAGAGCCAAGAGCATCGTGAACCACGCCGTGGTCAATGAAGACCCCAACGCCAGGATCATCCGAGAGCTCAGAGAGGAAGTGGAGAAGCTGAGGGAGCAGCTGACCGAGGCCGAG TCCATGAAGGCGCCGGAGCTGAAGGAGCGACTAGAAGAATCTGAAAAACTGATCCAGGAAATGACGGTGACCTGGGAGGACAAACTCAGGAAGACTGAGGCCATCGCACAG GAGCGTCAGAAGCAGCTGGAGAGTCTGGGCATCTCTCTGCAGTCTTCTGGCATCAGGGTGGTGGATGATAAGTGTTTCCTGGTCAACCTGAACGCTGATCCGGCCCTCAACGAGCTGCTGGTCTACTACCTGAAG GATCACACCCGTGTGGGCTCAGCCGACTCTCAGGACATCCAGCTGTGTGGGATGGCCATCCAGGCCGAGCACTGCGTCATCGACGTCCTGGAGAACAACGGCGTGATGCTCAGTCCTCACCGCAACGCTCG AACTTGTGTGAACGGTTCTGCAGTGTCCAGTCCGGTGCAGCTTCATCATGGAGACCGGATCCTGTGGGGAAACAACCACTTCTTCAG GATCAGCCTACCCAGACATATGGTCCACCccgatgaggaggaggagggtggagcCGTGATGAAGACGTGTCTGAGCTCCGACCGGCTGGAGGTGGACGTGGACGGAGCCAGCGACGTCTCCAGCGAGCTGAGCTTCGGCTACGAGTTCGCTCAGGCCGAGGTGATGATGAAAGGCATGGGCCACAACG accCCCTACAGTCGGTGTTGCAGACCCTGGAGAGGCAGCATGAGGAGGAGAAGCGCTGTGCTCTGGAGCGTCAGAGGCTGATGtatgaacaggagctgcagcagctccgTCAGAGACTCAGTCCTGAGAAACCGTCCCACCTCCTGGAGGCTTCAGGCCTCCCGGTGGGAGCTGCTGCCGTACCGTCTCCCTCCTCCCAGAAACGTGTGCGGCGCTGGAGCGAGGACAG agaAGCCATGATGACTCGCAGCCTTCGGCGTCTTCGGGAGCAGATACTTCGAGCCAAACTGTTGGCTCAGGAGGCAGGCTTCATCGCCGAGGAGCTCAACAAGAGGACGGAGTACCTGGTGACGCTGCAGATACCTGCTGCCAACCTGGACGCCAACAGGAAG CGTGATGTGGTGCTGAGCGAACCGGCCATCCAGGTGCGCCGTAAAGGTAAAGGGAAGCAGATCTGGGCTCTGGAGAAGATGGAGAACCGGCTGGTGGACATGAGGGAGCTCTACCAGGAGTGGAAGGACTTCGATGAAGACAATCCT aTGATGAGGTCCTACTTCAAGCGTGCCGACCCGTTCTTCGATGAGCAGGAGAACCACAGTCTGATCGGCGTGGCCAACGTCTTCCTGGCCTGTTTGTTTTACGACGTCAAGCTGCAGTACGCAGTACCCATCATCAACCAGAAGGGGGAG GTTGCGGGTCGGCTGCATGTGGAGGTGTTTCGAGGCACTGAGAGCTCAGAGGAGGAACCTGCAGCTCAAAGCGACTCTCAGCTGACAGACGGAGATCCACAGGAGAGGAAGCTGGACTGTGTG gTGAAAGTCCTCCAGGCCACCGGTCTTCCTCGCCACCTGTCCAACTTCGTCTTCTGTCAGTATCACTTCTGGGGCCAGGAGGAGCCGGTGTTCACGGCTCCAGAGGTGGCGCCGTCGAGCTCTTTGTCGGCCTCCAGAGACCCTCAGTGCACGGTGGTGTTCGACAGCGCCAAG GAGCTGTCGGTGGCGGTATCTGAGGACTTTGTGGAGTTCCTGGCAGAGGGGGCGGTGGCCATCGAAGTGTACGGACACAAACAGGCCAACCATCGCAGGAACCTGGCTCTGTGGGACCTGGGAGTGATCCAAGCCAAGACCAGATCCCTCAGAGAGAG GTGGAGTGAGGTGACCCGTCGGCTGGAGCTGTGGGTTCAGCTGATGGAGCTGAACGAGGCGGGAGAGTTCACACCTGTAGAAGTTCAACCTGCTAAAGACGTCCGCACAGGAGGAACCTTCCAGCTCAGACAG GGTCAGTCCCGGCGGGTCCAGGTGGAGGTCCGCTCGGTGTCAGACTCCGGTACGATGCCGCTCATCGCTGCCTCCATCCTCTCAGTTTCTATCGGAGACGTCAAAGTCCAACAGATACGTCCCTCCAGAAATGATCCCCAATGG gGTGGAGATGAAGAAATGGACAGCTACCAG gAGGTGGACCTGGAGAGGATGAGGGAGCAGTGGTTGCTCACACTGACTCAGAGACAGGAGTATTTGgatcagcagctgcagaagaTCGTTTCCAAACCAG ATAAGTCagaggatgatgtagagagaGAATCCCAGCTGCTGGAGTGTCGTCTGACCctcacagaggaaagaaatgcTGTTCTGGTGCCGTCGGCCGGCAGCGGCATCCCTGGAGCTCCGGTAGAAAG GGTTCCTGTACCTGGAATGGAAACACACATTCCTGTCCTGTTCCTGGATCTCAGTG CTGATGATTTCCAGTCCAGTCTTTCTGCCCCGCTGGCCGGAGGCCTCGATGCTGTGCTCAGCGGGGAGGACGACGACGACTTCTTTGACCTTCATATCGTTAAACACTGCGATCCAGAG GTGAAGGTGGAGGCGTCCTGGGACTCCACGGTCCATGAGTGTCCCCAGCTGAGTCGGGTGACGTCTGCTGACCAGAGGGTTTACCTGACGGTCCGTTCTGTGATCCAGCTGAGCCACCCGGCCCACATGCAGCTGGTCCTCAGGAAACGCATCTGTGTGAACGTCACTGGGAGACAG GGTTTCGCCCAGAGCATTCTGAGGAGGATGTCTCAGCGCAGCACCATCCCCGGCTGTGGAGTCACCTTTGAAATCGTTTCCAACATCCCAGGG GACATCCATGGTCCAGAGGACAGGGAGATGTTGGCCCGGCTGGCTGCCAGCGCCGAGGACGACCAATCAGCCGACAGCGAGGCGGCCATCGAGAAATATCTGCGCAGCGTCCTGGCGGTGGAGAACGTCCTGACTCTGGACAGACTGAGACAG gagGTGGCTGTGAGAGAACAGCTGGCCGTCAGAGGGAAAGCTGCCCGACGCTGCCTGAGCTCTCCAGACATCAACCGG GGCTGGGAGAGCCATCAGGACCTCTCTGTGGTTCCTCCTCCGTCCAGACGAACGCTACCCAGCTCCATATCCCAGAACCTGAACCCAGAGACCGGTAAACCGATTAAACCTTTATCTTCTAATGGTTCTTCCTTTGGTTTGGAGAATCTTTGCCTGCTTTGCTGCCTTTAA
- the LOC110960597 gene encoding kinesin-like protein KIF13B isoform X3, producing the protein MDENSLTGSNVKVAVRVRPMNRREKDLKTKCVVEMEGNQTVLHSAVTSASKGDPRTQPKVFAYDYCFWSMDESHKDKFAGQEVLFQCLGESLLDNAFMGYNACIFAYGQTGSGKSYTMMGSAEQPGLIPRLSSSLFSRTVQEAREGESFTVEVSYMEIYNEKVRDLLDPKGSRQALRVREHKVLGPYVDGLSRLAVASYKDIESLMSEGNKSRTVAATNMNEESSRSHAVFNIILTHTLMDLQSGTSGEKVSKLSLVDLAGSERAAKTGAAGERLKEGSNINKSLSTLGLVISALADQGAGKNRSKFVPYRDSVLTWLLKDSLGGNSRTAMVATISPAADNYDETLSTLRYADRAKSIVNHAVVNEDPNARIIRELREEVEKLREQLTEAESMKAPELKERLEESEKLIQEMTVTWEDKLRKTEAIAQERQKQLESLGISLQSSGIRVVDDKCFLVNLNADPALNELLVYYLKDHTRVGSADSQDIQLCGMAIQAEHCVIDVLENNGVMLSPHRNARTCVNGSAVSSPVQLHHGDRILWGNNHFFRISLPRHMVHPDEEEEGGAVMKTCLSSDRLEVDVDGASDVSSELSFGYEFAQAEVMMKGMGHNDPLQSVLQTLERQHEEEKRCALERQRLMYEQELQQLRQRLSPEKPSHLLEASGLPVGAAAVPSPSSQKRVRRWSEDREAMMTRSLRRLREQILRAKLLAQEAGFIAEELNKRTEYLVTLQIPAANLDANRKRDVVLSEPAIQVRRKGKGKQIWALEKMENRLVDMRELYQEWKDFDEDNPMMRSYFKRADPFFDEQENHSLIGVANVFLACLFYDVKLQYAVPIINQKGEVAGRLHVEVFRGTESSEEEPAAQSDSQLTDGDPQERKLDCVVKVLQATGLPRHLSNFVFCQYHFWGQEEPVFTAPEVAPSSSLSASRDPQCTVVFDSAKELSVAVSEDFVEFLAEGAVAIEVYGHKQANHRRNLALWDLGVIQAKTRSLRERWSEVTRRLELWVQLMELNEAGEFTPVEVQPAKDVRTGGTFQLRQGQSRRVQVEVRSVSDSGTMPLIAASILSVSIGDVKVQQIRPSRNDPQWGGDEEMDSYQEVDLERMREQWLLTLTQRQEYLDQQLQKIVSKPDKSEDDVERESQLLECRLTLTEERNAVLVPSAGSGIPGAPVERVPVPGMETHIPVLFLDLSADDFQSSLSAPLAGGLDAVLSGEDDDDFFDLHIVKHCDPEVKVEASWDSTVHECPQLSRVTSADQRVYLTVRSVIQLSHPAHMQLVLRKRICVNVTGRQGFAQSILRRMSQRSTIPGCGVTFEIVSNIPGDIHGPEDREMLARLAASAEDDQSADSEAAIEKYLRSVLAVENVLTLDRLRQEVAVREQLAVRGKAARRCLSSPDINRLSASCVDLYSSTHRLSDFKGWESHQDLSVVPPPSRRTLPSSISQNLNPETVHSGFAASYLPPVKAVPRLLKSLLPGGREDGGEQTSVHQQVSPSAFRRLSISRSVLQLLDVCPSAGQSFSWKTSFHQQVSPSAVRRLSISRSVLQLLDVCPSVGQSFSF; encoded by the exons GTCAGGAGGTTTTGTTCCAGTGCCTTGGAGAGAGTCTGCTGGACAACGCCTTCATGGGATACAACGCCTGCATCTTCGCTTACGGACAGACAG GTTCAGGGAAGTCGTACACCATGATGGGCTCAGCGGAGCAGCCCGGTCTGATCCCTCGACTCAGCAGCTCCCTGTTCAGCCGGACGGTCCAGGAGGCCAGAGAAGGAGAGAGCTTCACCGTGGAGGTCTCCTACATGGAGATCTACAACGAGAAGGTTCGAGACCTGCTGGACCCCAAAGG AAGTCGACAGGCTCTGAGAGTCAGAGAACATAAAGTTCTGGGTCCGTATGTTGACGGTTTGTCCCGCCTGGCCGTGGCCAGCTACAAG GACATAGAGTCTCTGATGTCAGAGGGAAATAAATCTCGTACCGTGGCAGCGACCAACATGAACGAAGAGAGCAGCAGATCCCATGCTGTGTTCAACATCATCCTGACGCACACCCTCATGGACCTGCAGTCTGGA ACGAGTGGAGAGAAGGTGAGCAAACTGAGTCTGGTGGATCTTGCCGGAAGCGAACGAGCAGCAAAGACCGGAGCAGCAGGAGAACGACTGAAAGAAGGAAGCAACATCAACAA GTCTCTCAGCACTCTGGGTTTGGTTATCTCAGCGTTGGCCGACCAGGGAGCTGGAAAGAACAGGAGCAAGTTTGTTCCCTACAGGGACTCTGTTCTCACCTGGCTGCTCAAG gACAGCCTGGGAGGAAACAGCCGCACCGCCATGGTCGCCACCATCAGCCCCGCCGCCGATAACTACGACGAGACGCTGTCCACGCTGCGCTACGCCGACAGAGCCAAGAGCATCGTGAACCACGCCGTGGTCAATGAAGACCCCAACGCCAGGATCATCCGAGAGCTCAGAGAGGAAGTGGAGAAGCTGAGGGAGCAGCTGACCGAGGCCGAG TCCATGAAGGCGCCGGAGCTGAAGGAGCGACTAGAAGAATCTGAAAAACTGATCCAGGAAATGACGGTGACCTGGGAGGACAAACTCAGGAAGACTGAGGCCATCGCACAG GAGCGTCAGAAGCAGCTGGAGAGTCTGGGCATCTCTCTGCAGTCTTCTGGCATCAGGGTGGTGGATGATAAGTGTTTCCTGGTCAACCTGAACGCTGATCCGGCCCTCAACGAGCTGCTGGTCTACTACCTGAAG GATCACACCCGTGTGGGCTCAGCCGACTCTCAGGACATCCAGCTGTGTGGGATGGCCATCCAGGCCGAGCACTGCGTCATCGACGTCCTGGAGAACAACGGCGTGATGCTCAGTCCTCACCGCAACGCTCG AACTTGTGTGAACGGTTCTGCAGTGTCCAGTCCGGTGCAGCTTCATCATGGAGACCGGATCCTGTGGGGAAACAACCACTTCTTCAG GATCAGCCTACCCAGACATATGGTCCACCccgatgaggaggaggagggtggagcCGTGATGAAGACGTGTCTGAGCTCCGACCGGCTGGAGGTGGACGTGGACGGAGCCAGCGACGTCTCCAGCGAGCTGAGCTTCGGCTACGAGTTCGCTCAGGCCGAGGTGATGATGAAAGGCATGGGCCACAACG accCCCTACAGTCGGTGTTGCAGACCCTGGAGAGGCAGCATGAGGAGGAGAAGCGCTGTGCTCTGGAGCGTCAGAGGCTGATGtatgaacaggagctgcagcagctccgTCAGAGACTCAGTCCTGAGAAACCGTCCCACCTCCTGGAGGCTTCAGGCCTCCCGGTGGGAGCTGCTGCCGTACCGTCTCCCTCCTCCCAGAAACGTGTGCGGCGCTGGAGCGAGGACAG agaAGCCATGATGACTCGCAGCCTTCGGCGTCTTCGGGAGCAGATACTTCGAGCCAAACTGTTGGCTCAGGAGGCAGGCTTCATCGCCGAGGAGCTCAACAAGAGGACGGAGTACCTGGTGACGCTGCAGATACCTGCTGCCAACCTGGACGCCAACAGGAAG CGTGATGTGGTGCTGAGCGAACCGGCCATCCAGGTGCGCCGTAAAGGTAAAGGGAAGCAGATCTGGGCTCTGGAGAAGATGGAGAACCGGCTGGTGGACATGAGGGAGCTCTACCAGGAGTGGAAGGACTTCGATGAAGACAATCCT aTGATGAGGTCCTACTTCAAGCGTGCCGACCCGTTCTTCGATGAGCAGGAGAACCACAGTCTGATCGGCGTGGCCAACGTCTTCCTGGCCTGTTTGTTTTACGACGTCAAGCTGCAGTACGCAGTACCCATCATCAACCAGAAGGGGGAG GTTGCGGGTCGGCTGCATGTGGAGGTGTTTCGAGGCACTGAGAGCTCAGAGGAGGAACCTGCAGCTCAAAGCGACTCTCAGCTGACAGACGGAGATCCACAGGAGAGGAAGCTGGACTGTGTG gTGAAAGTCCTCCAGGCCACCGGTCTTCCTCGCCACCTGTCCAACTTCGTCTTCTGTCAGTATCACTTCTGGGGCCAGGAGGAGCCGGTGTTCACGGCTCCAGAGGTGGCGCCGTCGAGCTCTTTGTCGGCCTCCAGAGACCCTCAGTGCACGGTGGTGTTCGACAGCGCCAAG GAGCTGTCGGTGGCGGTATCTGAGGACTTTGTGGAGTTCCTGGCAGAGGGGGCGGTGGCCATCGAAGTGTACGGACACAAACAGGCCAACCATCGCAGGAACCTGGCTCTGTGGGACCTGGGAGTGATCCAAGCCAAGACCAGATCCCTCAGAGAGAG GTGGAGTGAGGTGACCCGTCGGCTGGAGCTGTGGGTTCAGCTGATGGAGCTGAACGAGGCGGGAGAGTTCACACCTGTAGAAGTTCAACCTGCTAAAGACGTCCGCACAGGAGGAACCTTCCAGCTCAGACAG GGTCAGTCCCGGCGGGTCCAGGTGGAGGTCCGCTCGGTGTCAGACTCCGGTACGATGCCGCTCATCGCTGCCTCCATCCTCTCAGTTTCTATCGGAGACGTCAAAGTCCAACAGATACGTCCCTCCAGAAATGATCCCCAATGG gGTGGAGATGAAGAAATGGACAGCTACCAG gAGGTGGACCTGGAGAGGATGAGGGAGCAGTGGTTGCTCACACTGACTCAGAGACAGGAGTATTTGgatcagcagctgcagaagaTCGTTTCCAAACCAG ATAAGTCagaggatgatgtagagagaGAATCCCAGCTGCTGGAGTGTCGTCTGACCctcacagaggaaagaaatgcTGTTCTGGTGCCGTCGGCCGGCAGCGGCATCCCTGGAGCTCCGGTAGAAAG GGTTCCTGTACCTGGAATGGAAACACACATTCCTGTCCTGTTCCTGGATCTCAGTG CTGATGATTTCCAGTCCAGTCTTTCTGCCCCGCTGGCCGGAGGCCTCGATGCTGTGCTCAGCGGGGAGGACGACGACGACTTCTTTGACCTTCATATCGTTAAACACTGCGATCCAGAG GTGAAGGTGGAGGCGTCCTGGGACTCCACGGTCCATGAGTGTCCCCAGCTGAGTCGGGTGACGTCTGCTGACCAGAGGGTTTACCTGACGGTCCGTTCTGTGATCCAGCTGAGCCACCCGGCCCACATGCAGCTGGTCCTCAGGAAACGCATCTGTGTGAACGTCACTGGGAGACAG GGTTTCGCCCAGAGCATTCTGAGGAGGATGTCTCAGCGCAGCACCATCCCCGGCTGTGGAGTCACCTTTGAAATCGTTTCCAACATCCCAGGG GACATCCATGGTCCAGAGGACAGGGAGATGTTGGCCCGGCTGGCTGCCAGCGCCGAGGACGACCAATCAGCCGACAGCGAGGCGGCCATCGAGAAATATCTGCGCAGCGTCCTGGCGGTGGAGAACGTCCTGACTCTGGACAGACTGAGACAG gagGTGGCTGTGAGAGAACAGCTGGCCGTCAGAGGGAAAGCTGCCCGACGCTGCCTGAGCTCTCCAGACATCAACCGG CTGTCAGCCAGCTGTGTGGACCTCTACTCCTCCACTCACAGACTCAGTGACTTTAAG GGCTGGGAGAGCCATCAGGACCTCTCTGTGGTTCCTCCTCCGTCCAGACGAACGCTACCCAGCTCCATATCCCAGAACCTGAACCCAGAGACCG TGCATTCAGGCTTTGCTGCATCTTATCTCCCTCCAGTGAAGGCCGTCCCCAGGCTGCTGAAGTCGCTGCTTCCTGGTGGGAGGGAGGATGGTGGTGAGCAGACGTCTGTCCATCAGCAGGTAAGTCCTTCAGCTTTTAGACGTCTGTCCATCAGTAGGTCAGTCCTTCAGCTTTTAGACGTCTGTCCATCAGCAG GTCAGTCCTTCAGCTGGAAGACGTCTTTCCATCAGCAGGTCAGTCCTTCAGCTGTAAGACGTCTGTCCATCAGCAGGTCAGTCCTTCAGCTTTTAGACGTCTGTCCATCAGTAGGTCAGTCCTTCAGCTTTTAG